A genome region from uncultured Fibrobacter sp. includes the following:
- a CDS encoding TatD family hydrolase, with amino-acid sequence MLDFHIHLARLPHPKQLTQLLYSGDYGFIAIACEPWEWESTANLKKELSTDNKPFKTSYGIHPMIATQVSEADFEQLKGYLEADGAASVGECGLDRRYPGYGENGVQEAVFKRQIELAKEFGRDLQIHCVGDYGRVVALLKAAKFSDPANPVPRPVFHRFGGDAGIVRAALPMGAIFSLHADSFKKKSTLAAIPLIPAESMRFETDADETTFAGNATVEYSVEQAVQTLKERWLATKSLWEKLRV; translated from the coding sequence ATGCTCGATTTTCACATTCATTTAGCACGGCTCCCCCACCCAAAGCAACTGACGCAATTGCTTTATAGCGGGGATTACGGCTTTATCGCCATCGCTTGCGAGCCGTGGGAATGGGAAAGTACTGCCAACCTGAAAAAAGAATTATCCACAGATAATAAGCCGTTCAAAACGTCTTACGGGATCCACCCCATGATAGCGACCCAGGTTTCCGAAGCCGATTTCGAACAGCTCAAGGGGTACCTGGAGGCAGATGGGGCTGCATCCGTCGGTGAGTGCGGGCTGGACCGACGTTACCCGGGATACGGAGAAAACGGCGTGCAAGAGGCTGTGTTCAAAAGGCAAATTGAACTTGCAAAGGAGTTTGGCAGAGACCTGCAAATCCACTGCGTAGGTGACTACGGCAGAGTTGTCGCATTGCTCAAGGCGGCAAAGTTTTCAGACCCGGCAAATCCGGTGCCAAGGCCAGTGTTCCACCGGTTTGGCGGCGACGCGGGTATTGTGCGGGCGGCCCTCCCGATGGGGGCGATTTTCAGCCTGCATGCGGACAGTTTCAAGAAAAAGTCGACGCTCGCGGCCATTCCCCTGATTCCGGCGGAGAGCATGCGGTTCGAGACCGACGCCGACGAGACGACATTCGCGGGCAACGCTACGGTAGAATACAGCGTGGAACAAGCCGTCCAAACGCTCAAGGAGCGCTG